AGAGATTTATCATCAAAAACGAAAATATCTATTAAACAGCAATGTTTTAGTTCTGTCTCATACGCCAAATCAAAAATATCTTCTTCAATTTTTCTATCTATGTCAGGAATACGGACAAATATATCAATATCTGAGTAAGAGTTACTCTCTCCTCGTGCTTTCGAACCGAAAAGACGCATTTCTTTCAGTTGATATTTTTGCGATATTTTATTCTTTAATTCAAGAAGTATGTCATTTGTCTGTTTGTCTATCATCTTATTTAGGCCTTTACTTCCGATACATTTTTCTGATTATAACGCTTTTTGGGGAGTATTACGAAATCCTCCCGAAGACGCTGAAATTAGAAGGTTATGTAACCAATTATCATGATATCGAAATTGATTTAGACGTTCGGCCGGACTTTGAAGACCTCCGTATTTTTTAATAGTTTCAGGATTCGAAG
The Desulfobacterales bacterium genome window above contains:
- a CDS encoding nucleotidyltransferase domain-containing protein, with protein sequence MIDKQTNDILLELKNKISQKYQLKEMRLFGSKARGESNSYSDIDIFVRIPDIDRKIEEDIFDLAYETELKHCCLIDIFVFDDKSLNGIHFWAPVYQKILHEGIII